GCATCATTTCTCTTCAATATAATAACTGTGATTTTGCATACAAACATAGATAGACCTCTGTTTAACTCAACAGTGACGATACTGTTGTTACAATGACCGAACAAGAACAAAGGCCTGGGAAAATGCATTGGACCCAATCATTCTTTTTCATTGTTCCGTCCAACGAGAAAGGCAATGCGTGCACATGCACAAAGAAACGCACAAATGCAACATGCGCACACTGATGGACTCgcacatacacgcacacactcatACATGAACACACCTTTCATACTGCAGCTAAGATGGGTATTACACAATTTAGTCCTGACATGTTGCAGCGATGATTGCCACGACAAGATGTCCCGTCAGTCCCAGCGGCTCCCCTCTTCACCTTGATGTCACGGTGAGTCGACAACATCATTACTCATTACATCACCACTGAAACACATGCCTATTGCAGCACTATATCACTCTCATATTGATATGTTGGTTATAGTATATATTCAATGTACTGTATGAGAACattatttcaaataaacacgtCCACGGTTTCATATATCACTTTTATATTCACATGCCCACTTTATCACTAGATCACTGTCATATTGACACCCACTATATCAGTACACCACTTGTGTTTGTCAGTTGATGTGTGTGCACTTTGCAGTTGACTATGCCATCATATGCATCAGTCGGCATCTTTTTCAAATCATTTTCATGTTTACCCGTCGTGGGCCACTTGTTTCTGTCACTTCTGCTGCCGCCCCGTTTGACTTGCGAGGGACATACTCTATATCAAAGTTGCTCTTATGTCGTCCTTTTCCTCGACTCCAGATAAACAGAATCAGGAAGCAGAAGATGACCACACCTAAGAAAGACAGGCAGCCCATCGCGGTAGATATAATGATAGTCTTAAGGTCTATAGGGACTGTCATGTTGTACAGTACTGTCCCATTCCCCCATGTGCTATTAGAGTCTGACAGATAGTTTGAGCTCCTGTTAGTATAGTGAGATCTGTCCGCAAGTCCCAGGCTCTTCACAGCTAAAGAGGCAGACAGGCTAGCATTGCCAGCAGGGTTACTGGCAATACACAAGTACACCCCGCTGTCATGCAGTTCCGCTGCCTTGATCTCCAGGGTACCATCTGGTTGGACTTCCACCCTGCCAATGCTCTTGGTTGTGATGTAGCGTCTGTGAGGTGAAATCCATACCACCGAGGGCCGAGGTGCTCCCTCTGCCCTGCAGTTCAGGCGGGCAGGCTGACCCTCATCAGCCATCAGCAGCTGGGTCGTGTTGGGTCCAATCCGTGGTTTGGTGCAGGTCATGTATCTGGAGACCAGAGGCTCCTTGAGGTCACGGAGAGGTTTCCCCAGGAGATGCTCAGGGCCGCTGCACTCTGGCTGCACGTCCAGAATCTGCAGAGAGGGGGGCTTATGGCTATTGAGGAGCCAAAGCAATCTGCAGTCGCACATTAATGGGTTTCCTCCCAGACAGAGCCTCTGGAGGCTGTCTGGTGAGGCAAACACTCCACTCTCCAGAGAGTCCAGGCGGTTCTGTGACACATCCAGAAGTTGCAAAGATTTAAGGCCGACAAATGCAAAGGGCTCAATAGAAATCAGCTGAGCCCCTTGGAGGTGGAGCTCCACCAGGTGTGGTAGTGGGCCCAGCTCTCCATGATGGATGTGCTGGATGCGGCTGTAGGACAGGTTAAGATGTGTGAGGTAGGGCAGGTTGCGCAGTGCCGCGCCGGGGAAGGCAGACAGGTTAGTGTTGGTTATGCACAACATTGTGAGGTTGAGGCCATGCAGTGAAAGGGGAGGCAGTGTTTCCAGCCAGGGCCAGTAATCAATCTCTAGTCGGCGGAGCCGTGATAACCTCTTAAAAGAAAAAGGCTTTAGAAAACTAATGCTCAAGTAGCGCAAGCGCAGTTCAACCAGGCTGTGCAGATGTGCCAGAGCATCAGTAGGAACCACTGTCAGATTGGAACGTTCCAGGGTCAGACTTTGGAGTCCAAGTAAGCCCGTAAAGGCCCGCTGAGAGATGAAAACCAGTTCGTTGTCACCCACCTCTAGGGACGCCATCGTGCGCAGATCTTGAAAGGCATGATCCAGAAGAACCACCAGGCGGTTGTGGCTGAGGTCAAGGCGGGTGAGGTTGGTCAGGCCTGACAACACGCCCGCAGGAACCAGCTGAATTAAATTACTGCGAAAGTTGAGCGAGCGGAGAGCAAGCTGTGAACGAAACGAGCCGGGCTCGACCACGCTGATAAGATTGTCGCTTAGGTCCAGGTCCTCCAGCTGCTGGAATGAGGAGAAATTGTCCGGCGTGATGATACGTAGCTTGTTCTTACTGAGGTCTAGGACGCGCGTCTCAATGGGGATGCCTTCAGGGATGGTGGGCAGACGCTTTCGGTGGCAACTAACCGACTTGCTTTGGGCAGAGCACTCACATCGGGCGGGGCAGCTCAGAGCCGGGCTGGCCAGCAGAAGCAGCAAGGCCCCGCCCAGGAAGAGGTGGCAGTGGTTCAGGGCTGGGTGTCGCATGTCTCTTTTACCCGCGTTGCCCTCTGTCATGGCACAGCTTTTTGTCCATACAAGGCACCATCACGGACAAGCTCTGCAAGACAGAAGACAAGAACATGTGTTAGACTACTCCCACTCACATGGACTTCAGCTCTTTGCCCCCCGCCTTTTTACAAGCTCAACCTTTAGGTCTCTTTAAACTGCCATGTACTTTCTCCCTTGATGAACTGTCCCTTTTCCTGGCAAGGTGGATATAATACAATGAAACCAGCAGCCCAGTAAGACACAGCAAGAG
The sequence above is drawn from the Pseudochaenichthys georgianus chromosome 22, fPseGeo1.2, whole genome shotgun sequence genome and encodes:
- the lingo2b gene encoding leucine-rich repeat and immunoglobulin-like domain-containing nogo receptor-interacting protein 2b, translated to MTEGNAGKRDMRHPALNHCHLFLGGALLLLLASPALSCPARCECSAQSKSVSCHRKRLPTIPEGIPIETRVLDLSKNKLRIITPDNFSSFQQLEDLDLSDNLISVVEPGSFRSQLALRSLNFRSNLIQLVPAGVLSGLTNLTRLDLSHNRLVVLLDHAFQDLRTMASLEVGDNELVFISQRAFTGLLGLQSLTLERSNLTVVPTDALAHLHSLVELRLRYLSISFLKPFSFKRLSRLRRLEIDYWPWLETLPPLSLHGLNLTMLCITNTNLSAFPGAALRNLPYLTHLNLSYSRIQHIHHGELGPLPHLVELHLQGAQLISIEPFAFVGLKSLQLLDVSQNRLDSLESGVFASPDSLQRLCLGGNPLMCDCRLLWLLNSHKPPSLQILDVQPECSGPEHLLGKPLRDLKEPLVSRYMTCTKPRIGPNTTQLLMADEGQPARLNCRAEGAPRPSVVWISPHRRYITTKSIGRVEVQPDGTLEIKAAELHDSGVYLCIASNPAGNASLSASLAVKSLGLADRSHYTNRSSNYLSDSNSTWGNGTVLYNMTVPIDLKTIIISTAMGCLSFLGVVIFCFLILFIWSRGKGRHKSNFDIEYVPRKSNGAAAEVTETSGPRRVNMKMI